The following are encoded together in the Triticum dicoccoides isolate Atlit2015 ecotype Zavitan chromosome 6B, WEW_v2.0, whole genome shotgun sequence genome:
- the LOC119325673 gene encoding BAG family molecular chaperone regulator 1-like, protein MIKLRYSKRLFKRSSWSKASVSRPESCQSAGGGHGSVGGGGEIEWEVRPGGMLVQKRDRGRAEEVIMVRVSTGFSWHDVSIGATRTFGELKVMLSMVTGLEPREQRLLFKGKEREDTDHLHMVGVRDKDKVLLLEDPALKDMKLRAARAVAAQVTQNPRQPFIQM, encoded by the exons ATGATCAAGCTGAGGTACTCCAAGAGGCTGTTCAAGAGGAGCTCCTGGTCGAAGGCGAGTGT ATCACGACCTGAAAGCTGTCAGAGTGCTGGCGGCGGCCATGGCAGTGTCGGCGGCGGTGGGGAGATAGAGTGGGAGGTGAGACCGGGTGGGATGCTGGTGCAGAAGAGGGACAGGGGGCGGGCGGAGGAGGTGATCATGGTGAGGGTGTCCACTGGATTCTCATGGCATGATGTCTCCATTGGGGCCACACGCACTTTTG GGGAACTGAAGGTGATGCTGTCCATGGTGACCGGGCTGGAGCCGAGGGAGCAGAGGCTGCTgttcaaggggaaggagagggaggacaCGGACCACCTCCACATGGTTGGGGTGAGGGACAAGGACAAGGTACTCCTTCTCGAGGACCCTGCCCTCAAGGATATGAAGCTCCGCGCGGCGAGAGCAGTCGCGGCACAGGTCACGCAAAACCCGCGTCAGCCTTTTATCCAGATGTAG